The Nitrospiria bacterium genome includes a window with the following:
- a CDS encoding thiolase family protein → MKEVVVVDGVRTPIGNFGGTIKDVTNQELGRQVVRGLLQRTRLGPDLIEEVIFGCVLQNSDATNLARVVSLMAGLPIPVPAYTVQRNCSSGLQSVVNAFQNIQCGDADVQIAGGIENMSLAPYIIRQMRWGKRLRHGEVIDSVWEGLTDAFCGQVMGSTAENLAEEFKISREEQDAYALESHRRALIALKESKFTDEIIPVTVVRTGARSRTAPPPFERDEAPDPKLDGARLAQNPAIFKEGGTVTAGNACPLNDGAAALLVMSAEKARALNYEPLGYVRSYAFVGVEPERMGIGPAAAIPKALEKAGAGKSKLSLRDIQLFEINEAFAAQYLAVERVLKLDRGIVNVNGGAIALGHPVGMTGARLILTLLREMKRRDLSLGVASMCVGGGLGAAMVLERK, encoded by the coding sequence GTGAAAGAAGTTGTCGTCGTGGATGGAGTCCGAACCCCGATCGGGAATTTCGGCGGAACGATCAAGGATGTGACGAACCAGGAACTCGGGCGGCAGGTCGTCCGGGGGCTTCTCCAGCGAACTCGGCTCGGCCCTGATTTAATCGAGGAGGTCATTTTCGGCTGCGTCCTGCAAAACAGCGACGCGACGAACTTGGCCAGGGTCGTAAGCCTGATGGCGGGTCTTCCCATCCCCGTTCCGGCCTACACCGTCCAGCGAAACTGCTCCTCCGGGCTCCAATCCGTCGTGAACGCCTTCCAGAATATCCAATGCGGGGACGCCGACGTCCAGATCGCGGGCGGGATCGAGAACATGAGCCTGGCGCCGTACATCATCCGGCAGATGCGCTGGGGAAAACGGCTTCGGCACGGGGAGGTGATCGACAGCGTTTGGGAGGGTCTGACGGACGCCTTTTGCGGTCAGGTCATGGGCTCCACGGCCGAGAATCTGGCCGAGGAGTTTAAGATTTCTCGCGAGGAGCAGGACGCGTACGCGCTTGAAAGTCACAGGCGCGCGCTCATCGCCCTTAAAGAAAGTAAGTTCACCGATGAGATCATTCCCGTCACCGTTGTCCGGACCGGCGCCCGGAGCCGAACGGCTCCGCCGCCGTTTGAGCGGGACGAAGCCCCCGATCCGAAACTGGACGGCGCGCGCCTGGCCCAAAATCCGGCGATCTTCAAAGAAGGCGGCACGGTGACGGCCGGCAACGCTTGTCCATTGAACGACGGAGCGGCGGCGCTGCTCGTCATGTCGGCCGAGAAGGCCCGTGCTCTGAACTACGAGCCGCTGGGCTATGTGCGGTCCTACGCCTTTGTCGGCGTGGAGCCCGAGCGGATGGGGATCGGGCCGGCCGCGGCGATTCCGAAGGCTCTTGAAAAGGCCGGGGCCGGAAAATCCAAATTGAGCCTTCGCGATATTCAGCTGTTCGAGATCAACGAGGCGTTCGCGGCGCAGTATCTTGCGGTGGAGCGGGTGTTGAAGCTGGACCGCGGGATCGTCAACGTCAACGGAGGGGCGATTGCCCTGGGCCACCCCGTCGGGATGACCGGAGCCCGTCTCATCCTGACGTTGTTGCGTGAAATGAAACGGCGGGATCTTTCCCTCGGAGTCGCCAGCATGTGCGTGGGAGGGGGGCTGGGCGCCGCGATGGTTCTCGAACGAAAATAA
- a CDS encoding 3-hydroxyacyl-CoA dehydrogenase NAD-binding domain-containing protein yields the protein MNIKKAAVIGAGTMGAQIAQVISHAGVPVILMDIHEDGVARGLETIRKIYQTRVDKGRMKAAEAEQKAALVVGASNYDGFGDVDVVIEAVFEEMEVKRKVFTALDAACPPRTVLATNTSSLSISAIASVTRRPKQVIGMHFFNPVYAMKLVEVIPGLDTSPETVHDVVALAERLGKTPIRVRECPGFVVNRLLMPYLNEAALALQEGAASANEIDGAMKAFGMPMGPFTLLDMIGIDIAEKVSQILYDAYGPRMAVAEILSEMVAAKRFGRKSGAGVYRYDDENDEQMTQILQKVRKNVGVAETGFAPERLLLLMINEAAICLQEGTATAGDLDLAMVFGTGFPREKGGPLHYADQVGLDVLLKELQRHAASLGPRFWPAPIIKRMVGAGYIGLKSRRGFFTY from the coding sequence ATGAACATTAAAAAAGCGGCCGTGATCGGAGCGGGAACCATGGGGGCGCAGATCGCCCAGGTGATCAGTCATGCCGGGGTTCCGGTCATTCTCATGGATATCCATGAGGACGGCGTCGCGCGCGGCCTTGAGACCATTCGGAAGATTTATCAGACCCGCGTGGACAAGGGGAGGATGAAGGCCGCCGAAGCCGAACAGAAAGCGGCCTTGGTCGTGGGGGCATCGAATTATGACGGATTCGGCGACGTGGATGTCGTTATCGAAGCTGTTTTTGAGGAAATGGAGGTCAAGCGAAAGGTCTTCACGGCGCTGGATGCCGCCTGTCCCCCGCGGACCGTGCTGGCTACGAACACATCCTCCCTGTCGATTTCGGCGATCGCGTCGGTCACCCGCAGGCCCAAGCAAGTGATCGGAATGCACTTCTTTAATCCGGTATACGCCATGAAGCTGGTGGAGGTAATCCCGGGTTTGGATACCTCTCCGGAAACGGTCCATGACGTCGTTGCGCTGGCCGAACGATTGGGAAAGACTCCGATCCGGGTCCGGGAGTGCCCCGGATTTGTCGTGAACCGGTTGCTGATGCCGTACCTAAACGAGGCCGCCCTTGCTCTTCAGGAGGGGGCGGCCTCGGCGAACGAGATAGACGGGGCGATGAAGGCCTTCGGTATGCCGATGGGACCGTTCACCCTGTTGGATATGATCGGGATCGATATCGCCGAAAAGGTTTCGCAGATCCTTTATGACGCCTACGGTCCCCGCATGGCGGTGGCCGAGATCCTGTCCGAGATGGTTGCGGCGAAGCGTTTCGGTCGGAAGAGCGGCGCGGGGGTCTATCGATACGATGACGAAAATGATGAACAGATGACCCAAATCCTTCAAAAAGTCCGTAAGAATGTCGGGGTCGCCGAAACGGGGTTCGCTCCCGAGCGGCTGCTTCTTTTGATGATCAACGAGGCCGCGATCTGTCTTCAGGAAGGAACGGCGACGGCCGGCGATCTGGACCTGGCCATGGTTTTTGGAACGGGTTTCCCGCGCGAGAAGGGCGGTCCGCTTCATTACGCCGATCAGGTGGGACTCGATGTGCTGTTAAAAGAGCTTCAACGCCATGCGGCGTCGCTCGGCCCTCGTTTTTGGCCCGCGCCGATCATCAAGCGAATGGTGGGGGCGGGGTACATCGGCCTAAAGTCCCGGCGGGGGTTCTTTACGTATTAA